The Streptomyces liliiviolaceus sequence CAGCTCTACGCGGAGCCGGCCGTGCTGCGGCAGATCTCCTCGAACATCTCCAGCACGTTCACGCCGAACATGCTCGCCTACGCGGTGGCGTCCGGGAACAACTACCAGCAGGCCGCGGCGATCTCGGTGGTCATCGCCGTCATCACCTTCGTCCTGAGCTTCGGATTCATGCGCCTGACGTCGAAGAGGGCCGGCCTGTGAGCAACGCACGTGTGAACCGCGAGAGCCGCGCCGGCCGTACAGCGGCCATGGCCCTGATGCTCCTGCTGGCGATCTACTTCCTGCTGCCGATCTACTTCCTCATCGTCGCGGCCACCAAGCCCCAAGGGGACCTCGCCACCACCAACGGGCTGGCGTTCTCGCACTTCAACCTGTTCGACAACCTGCGCGTCCTGTTCACCCGCAGCGACGGCATCTTCGGGCGGTGGGCCGTCAACACCGTGATCTACGCGGTGCTGGGCGCCGCCGTGGGCACCCTGATCTCCGCGCTGTGCGGGTACGCGCTCGCCAAGTTCCGTTTCCGCGGGCGGGAGTTCCTCTTCTCCGTCATCCTCGGCGGTGTCCTCGTACCCACCACCGCGCTGGCGCTCCCGCTGTTCCTGCTGTTCTCGGCGACCGGGATCGTCAACACCTATCTCGCGGTGTTCCTGCCCAGCATCGTCAGCCCGTTCGGCGTGTACCTGGCGCGCATCTTCGCCAACGCGGCCGTTCCGCAGGAGCTGATCGAGTCGGCGCGGCTGGACGGGGCGGGTGAGTTCCGCACGTTCTTCTCGGTGTCGTTCAAGCTGATGACACCCGCGCTGGTGACCATCTTCCTGTTCCAGTTCGTCGCCATCTGGAACAACTTCTTCCTGCCGATGGTCATGCTGCAGAAGGAGTCCCTGTTCCCGATCACCCTCGGCCTGTACCAGTGGAACGGCCAGACCGCGCGGGCCCCGCTCCTCCAGCAGTCCGTCATCACCGGCTCGCTGGTGTCGATCGTGCCGGTGATCGTCGTGTTCATCCTCCTACAGCGGTTCTGGCGCACCGGTCTCGCGGCCGGTTCACTGAAGTGACCGCCCGCTCGAACAGAAGGTTTCTCCCGCCATGAGCAACTCCGCCGTCTTCGTGCCCCATTTCCACTGGGACCGGGAGTGGTACGAGCCGTTCCAGGTGTTCCGGCACCGACTGGTCACCGCCCTCGACACCGTGCTGGAGACGGCCGAGTCGGACCCCGGCTTCCGGTTCACCGTCGACGGGCAGATGGCCGCGGTCGAGGACTATCTGGAGATGCGGCCGGAGAACCGCGACCGGCTCGCGGCCCTGGTCGGCGAGGGGCGGATCGCCGTCGGGCCGTGGCTCATCCTGCTCGACGAATTCCTCTGCTCCGGCGAGACCATCGTCCGCAACCTGCAGATGGGCTGGGCCGCCGCGGCGGAACTCGGTGGCGCGATGCCGATCGGCTATCTGCCGGACATGTTCGGCCACGTCGCGCAGATGCCGCAGATCCTCGCGCGCGCCGGGATCGAGCACGCGGCACTGTGGCGCGGTGTGCCCGGTTCCGTCGACGGTCACGCCTTCCGCTGGCGCGCACCCGACGGCTCAGAGGTGCGCACCGAGTTCCTCTTCGACGGCTACGACAACGGCCTCGACGTGCTGCTGGTGCCCGACCGGATCGGCCGCGCGCTCGGCGACTACGCGGAGATGACGGCCGACCGCTGGGGCACCGACCCGGTGCTGGCGA is a genomic window containing:
- a CDS encoding carbohydrate ABC transporter permease, translating into MSNARVNRESRAGRTAAMALMLLLAIYFLLPIYFLIVAATKPQGDLATTNGLAFSHFNLFDNLRVLFTRSDGIFGRWAVNTVIYAVLGAAVGTLISALCGYALAKFRFRGREFLFSVILGGVLVPTTALALPLFLLFSATGIVNTYLAVFLPSIVSPFGVYLARIFANAAVPQELIESARLDGAGEFRTFFSVSFKLMTPALVTIFLFQFVAIWNNFFLPMVMLQKESLFPITLGLYQWNGQTARAPLLQQSVITGSLVSIVPVIVVFILLQRFWRTGLAAGSLK